From the Ctenopharyngodon idella isolate HZGC_01 chromosome 3, HZGC01, whole genome shotgun sequence genome, one window contains:
- the LOC127508476 gene encoding uncharacterized protein LOC127508476 codes for MRRKTIAKRILYNGYEGYEETPEDTGARANHVFSQEPAKRRKWRGLNGEDISSCNADYIKFKTKAFEVDKPLGDATRDADFTMEVLGSLQSRSRAELIAMVLSMQREMDGLREQIRSLTACGKLAQTLEELIERSDRWLCGSHEAATPSIPREPERSRPPSHISPPTVLSGRTAECASSEQQGCGQYEVTQTMQTQRNETLLEQKVITADLLERCNTGTTAQKLTNDLLRSLYDRDCLASHSISGIINSKRGTPKPALPAHEIQAILRTVQRFFPGKTDSEIKGYIRQKLQNEAKRLRKRPHPADNPLVGSFKEAGTTFEH; via the exons ATGAGGAGAAAAACAATAGCAAAGCGCATCCTGTACAATGGATACGAGGGATACGAAGAGACACCAGAAGACACCGGCGCGAGAGCGAACCACGTCTTCAGT CAAGAACCGGCGAAGAGGAGAAAATGGAGAGGACTGAATGGAGAGGACATCTCATCTTGTAATGCTGACTATATTAAGTTCAAAACAAAG GCTTTTGAGGTTGACAAGCCCCTTGGAGATGCAACAAGGGATGCAGATTTTACTATGGAG GTGCTCGGAAGCCTCCAATCACGTTCAAGGGCGGAGCTTATCGCCATGGTGCTGAGTATGCAGAGGGAGATGGATGGCCTTCGAGAGCAAATCAGGAGCCTAACAG CTTGTGGGAAGTTGGCTCAGACACTCGAGGAGTTGATCGAGAGGAGTGATAGATGGCTGTGTGGCAGCCACGAAGCTGCAACTCCCAGCATTCCAAGGGAGCCCGAGAGAAGCAGGCCACCCAGTCACATTTCTCCTCCAACAGTGCTTAGTGGAAGAACAGCTGAATGTGCAAGTTCAGAGCAGCAGGGGTGTGGTCAGTATGAGGTCACACAAACAATGCAAACGCAAAGGAATGAAACGCTTCTGGAACAAAAA GTTATCACTGCTGATCTTCTGGAGCGCTGCAACACAGGGACCACCGCTCAGAAACTCACCAATGACCTGCTGCGCAGCCTGTACGACAGAGACTGTCTGGCTTCTCACTCAATCTCAGGCATCATTAACAGCAAGCGAGGGACGCCTAAGCCAGCTCTTCCGGCACATGAGATCCAGGCCATTCTGA GGACAGTGCAGCGGTTCTTCCCCGGAAAGACGGATTCGGAAATAAAGGGCTACATTCGACAGAAGCTTCAGAATGAGGCCAAGAGGCTTCGGAAAAGGCCACACCCAGCTGATAATCCATTGGTGGGCTCTTTTAAGGAGGCAGGAACAACGTTTGAGCATTGA